ACCGGGTCGAGCGCCGGGCCGGGACGGGCGCAGATGGCCCGGGTGCCGCGACCGTGGTCGACGACGATGACGCTGGCGCCCGAGCGGGTGCCCCGCGCCACCGTGATGCCGGAGACGTCGACCCCCTCCTCCTCGAGCCCCTCGACGATCCGCCGGCCGTCGGTGTCGTCGCCCACGGTGCCGACGAAGGCGGCCGGCACGCCGAGTCGGGCTGCGGCGACCGCGGCCGTCGCGGCGGGCCCGCCACCGGCAAACACCAGCTCGTCGGCGACGACGCGCTCGTCGGGGTGGGGGAAGGACGGCACGAGGGCGATGGAGTCGACGGTCGCCGCTCCGACGAAGAGCACCTTCGGCTGGCCGTGGCCCATTGACATCTCCTTCGACGTCCCGCTGCGTGGTTGCGACCACACTAACGACGAATGTTGGAAAGTCAACACTTGATGTGAACTATCCTTCGAGGAGGCAGGATGACAGGGGCGGCAACAGAGCAGCCCTGGCGCAGCAGGGGCAAAGGAGCAGGCGTGGGACAGGAAGCGATGCGCTACGACAGCGCACCGGCACGGCGGCGCATGATCATGGAGGCGCTGCGCGAGGCCGGGTTCATCTCGGTCACCGACCTGACCCACCGGCTCGGCGTCTCTGACATGACGATCCGACGAGACCTGCGCAAGCTCGAGCAGCACGGCGAGGTCCGGGTGGTGCACGGTGGCGTCAGCGCCCTGCACGGCCCCCTGCAGAACCCCGCCTTCGTGAGCCGGGCGAACATCGACGCCGAGGCGAAGAAGGCGATCGCCGAGACCGCCAAGGCCCTCATCGGCCCGACCGACACCATCGCGGTCGACGCCGGCACCACGGCATACGCGCTGGCCCAGGCGATCCCCGAGGACTTCCGGGGCACCGTCGTCACCCACTCCATCCCCGTCATCCAGCTCATGCTCAACCGCGGGCTCGGCCGGGTGGTCGGCCTGGGCGGGGAGCTCCTGGTGGAGAGCCAGGCGTTCGCGGGGCAGATGACCGTCGAGGCCGCGTCCGGACTGCGAGTCCGCACGCTCTTCCTCGGGGCGGCCGCGGTGGACACCCGAGGGGTCTACGTGGCCACTGACACCGAGCGCCCGACCAAGCTGGCGCTCATGGACATCGCCGACGAGGTCGTGCTCCTGGCCGACCACGGGAAGTTCGCCAGCTCGGCACCGGTGCTGCTGTGCTCGCACGAGCGGGTCGACACCCTCGTCACCGACGTCGCCCCGCCGAGCGTGATCAGCCGGCACCTGGAGAAGACGGGCACCGCGATCGTGGTGGCCGGCGACCGCCAGCGCCGCGACGCGTAGTCCCAGCGCGCCGATCCCTCTTGACACGAGTCACCAAAGCCCCAACCATGCTCCGAGGTGACACGTGTCACCAATCACCTCA
This Knoellia sp. p5-6-4 DNA region includes the following protein-coding sequences:
- a CDS encoding DeoR/GlpR family DNA-binding transcription regulator → MGQEAMRYDSAPARRRMIMEALREAGFISVTDLTHRLGVSDMTIRRDLRKLEQHGEVRVVHGGVSALHGPLQNPAFVSRANIDAEAKKAIAETAKALIGPTDTIAVDAGTTAYALAQAIPEDFRGTVVTHSIPVIQLMLNRGLGRVVGLGGELLVESQAFAGQMTVEAASGLRVRTLFLGAAAVDTRGVYVATDTERPTKLALMDIADEVVLLADHGKFASSAPVLLCSHERVDTLVTDVAPPSVISRHLEKTGTAIVVAGDRQRRDA